The DNA segment GAATGACACCCGTCCACAGGGTCCCCATCAGGGGTGCGTTGCTCTCCGTCTTTACCGGGTACGTCAGTATGACGTGGGCAAACGTTGCGTTGCAGATCTGCCCTTTCTGTCTCAATCCCAGAAGCCCTTCCAGCTCGATGGTGCGGTTGTGGATGAACTCCCTCTCCATAGGGTCGTCAATCAGGCCTTCCAGCTCCCTGTAGGCTTCCAGCTCCTTTTCCAGCCGGTTCCGGTCGAGTTTGACAGGTTTTGATTCAACCTTTCCCCAGGGCCGGCATGTGTTCGGAAGGGCTGAGTAAAACTCGCTCTTGTTGAAGACCACGGCATCGGTTTCGTCGTAGCCGTTGGTGAACTCTATCGAGAAGTGTGGAAACCCATCGAGAGCCGTTATGGTTCTGTTCAGCTCCCAATCGGAGCGGATGTGGCACGTGACGATAACCCTTTCGGCCGGTTCGCAGAGGTATGGTTTTGTTACGTTGTGCTTCTCAAGCTCCTCCGTGAACTCCTCAAGGTTGGAATCTATTGTCAGTCGTGGAGGGGGAACGTACCTCACCGGCGGTACCATTGCAGATGCCAGCATTAGGGCAATGGCCATGAGAATTAGAAGCGGACCCCACCGCATACCTCCACCATATAGAGTAAAGGAAAGAGCCTTAAAAGATTTTTTTACCTGAGTCCAAGGGTTTTAAGATATCCAATCATCCTTTCCACATCGTTCGCTATTACAACGTCAAACAGCCCCTTAAGCCTGGCCAGATTGTCGTCTTTGTAGAACAGGACGTCGTTCTCGGTCCAGAGAACAACTTTGAGGCCGAGGGAGCGCGCCCATCCTATCGCCTGCACGGTCTTCTCGAAGCCGATTATGGGTATCGCCTCCATTGGTACGTTTATCGACCAGAGGCCGAGTTCCTCCTTCAGCTTTGGAATCAGCGGAACGACCTCTTCACGGTCTATTAGGAGGCCCATCACGGTCTCTCCGTCATGCTTCCTGTACTCCCTGAGTGCGTCTATTATGAAAGAGGATATCATGACCCTGTCAGGGCTGTTTTCGGCCACGATTCTTGCGACCTCTCTGGCCGTGTCGGGGTCTTTGAGCTCGATGTTGACAAGGGCATTTTGGGGAAGGGTCTCAAAAACTTCCTCAAGTGTTGGTATTTTCTCCCCCATGCCGATATCAGCCCTTTTGAGCTCTTCGAGGGTCATCTCCTTCTGCCTTCCGTTCATGTTGCTCGTCCTGTCTATGGTCTCGTCGTGCATGACGATGACCTTTCCGTCCCTGGTCAGCCACACGTCCAGTTCGATTCCATCTGCACCGGCTTCGATAGCCTTCCTGAAGGCCAGGAGGCTGTTCTCCGGGTAGGCGCTCATGTATCCCCTGTGTCCAAGGACGATAACACTATCGCGTTCCCACATATGAATCGCCCCGAGAGACTACACCTTCAGCGTAAAAACTTTTCCTAAGTCTTGCCGGGTTATCGGATATGACGACATCAACCAGGTGAAGCAGTCTCGGGATCCAGACCCTCTCGTCCATTCGGTAGTTCCAGATGTAAACCCTCAGCCCGCGCCGCCTGAGGGTTCTCAGAAGAACCACCAGTGGCTGATAGCCAATGTACGAAACAGCGTCTATCGGCACATGGACGGAGGTCATTCCCCTGAGGAGGGGTATCCGTGGGATCGAGGAGTATCCGACTATTGAGAGTCCTACCCTGCATTCCGGACACTCCGTGAGTATGGCCCGAACTATCGCGGGGTTCTCCGATGAGAACACCGTGTTTTCGGTGGCCTTGTGTCGTTCGAGGAGCTTCGTTATGCCATCAACGGCGTCTATTTCTTTTACGTCCACGTTCAGAAGAACCTCTGGGAAGGAGCGGAGAACTTCTTCCACTGTGGGAACGAGTTTCCCCAGCGGGTGCAGTTTCCTCAGCTCCCTCAGGGTCAGCGCCCTCAGTCTGTACCGCGAGCCGTTCGCCTGAAAAGAATCGTCGTGGTGGACTATGAGCTTTCCATCGCCCGTTAGTCTGACGTCGAACTCGATTCCATCCGCATACCTGAGCGCCCTCCTGAACGCTGGGAGGGTGTTTTCGAGCCTCCCCCTGAAGCCCCTGTGACCCAGGATTAGGGGTTTTTCACTGTCCATAAGTGTCATCTCCGCTACCGTTCAAAAATGGACTCACAACCCTTAAAAGCTTCATCGGTTTATTTTCCCTGTTGTCACGACCCGCAGCGGGGGTGAGTACCTTGGAGTTCAAATATTCGAGAATATTCCTCCTTGGGTTTGGCTTCTTCGGAATAAGTATAATATGGGCGCTCTACAACGCCTACGTGCCAATATTCCTGCAGGACACATTCCATCTCAGCAAGACGGTGACCGGCTTCATCATGACCATCGACAACCTGTTCGCGGTTCTCCTCCTCCCGTTCCTTGGGGCATTAAGCGACATGACCCGGACAAGACTGGGGCGCAGAAAGCCCTACATACTCCTGGGCGCGCCCTCTGCCGCGATAATGTTTGCGCTCATACCCGTTTCGAGGATGTATGAGAACCTTGCCCTCTTCATGGGGACGATAGTCTTTATGAACTTTTTTATGGCCCTCTTCCGCTCCCCGGTTGTTGCCTTTATGCCGGACATCACGCCTAGCGAGAAGAGGAGCCAGGCCAACGGGATAATCAACTTTATGGGCGGCCTTGGGGCACTGCTGGCGTACTTCGGTGGCAAGGTTCTCTACGACATGAACTACGCCTACCCGTTCTACTTCGGTGCCGCGATAATGCTCCTCGCCAACCTCCTGGTTGTCCTCTTCGTCCCCGAGCCGGAGGAGTACCGTGTTCCAGGGAAGAAGGTCAGCATCAGGAAGCTCCTGTCGGAGACATCCCACAAGAGCTTCGGTGAGCTCAAGGAGAACCTCAAGGACGTCTTCGCCAGCCACGAGAGGAGCCTGCTCGCCATCCTTTTGGCCATATCCCTCTGGTTCATAGCCTTCAACTCCCTGGAAACCTTCTTCACGAGCTACGCCAAGTACTACCTCGGCATCGAGGAGAGCACCGGCGCGTTCATGCTCGGCCTGTTTTCCCTCAGCTTCATGATATTTGCAATTCCAGCGGGCTTCATTGGAGCGAGACTCGGCAGGAGACGGACCATAACGCTCGGGCTGATGGTGATAGTTGCCATACTCATAGCGGCCTATCTCGTTGGCGAGGGACAGAAGCCCGAGTCCAGCTCCCTGGGCGACCCGGTCGTCATGACGTTCATGGGGCTCTTCTTCGTCGGGGGCATGGGCTGGGCGATGGTGAACGTCAACTCCCTGCCGATGGTAGTTGACATGACGACCGAGGAGAAGCTCGGCGGCTACACCGGGCTCTACTACTTCTTCAGTCAGGCGGCGAACCTGGTTGCACCTCCGCTGGCAGGGGCATTCCTCGACCTCATCGGCTACAGGACGCTGATACCGTTCTCGATAGCCTTCTTCATACTCTCTGCGATAGCGATGCAGTTCGTCAGGCGTGGGGACATCGTCCAGCGCAGGGGCGACATACTGGACTACGTTCCGGATATGGACTAAAGTCCTTTCATTTTTTGTCCTATTTAGCCCGTTGAACCGAAAACGTAAAAACTTCCTTTTGACATAGGTGTGTAAAATAAGGGGGTGAAGCCATGAAGAGAAAAGGTTTCAGCTGGGGTGTTGTTCTTGGCCTCGCTCTGCTCGGCTTCAGCAGGAGCACCGGCTGGGCGCTCAACAAGGGACTCTCGTTCCCACTGCTCTCAAGCTACACCGGTTCGGCATTTGTAAAGGGAACCATCCTTGCCGCTGAGGGCTTTATCGGCCTTTTCATACCGGTTCTCCTCGGCTATTACAGCGATACACTCAAATCAAAGCACGGGAGAAGAAGGCCATTTATAATGGCGGGTGGCCTTTTGGCAGGAATCGCGGCACTGATGGTATACACCGGCTACGCGATGGGCGTTCCGCTGTGGGGCTTTGCGCTCACTCTTGGCTTCTTCTACCTCTCGATGCACCTCTACACCGCACAGTACCGTGCCCTGATGCCGGATACAATCGAAAGCGGTCAGAGAGGAAAGGCGAGCGGAGTTATCACACTCCTCGAATGGGCGGGCAACCTCTTCCTGTTTGGCCTCGCCGGATTCCTGATAGCGAAGGCAGTAGCTGAAACCGGAGAGAACGAGGGAATAAAGGCGCTGGCACAGACACCCTATTTGAAGGTCCCCTTCCTTGTGACAGCGGCCTTTCTTATAGGCGCGGCCCTCTTTGTGTACTTCATCGTCAAGGAGCCAGAAGCCCCTGAAATCGAGGAGGACGAAAGCCTCTGGGACTACCTCAAGAGCATTGTTGAGAACCGTGACTTCCTCAAGTTCTACGCGGCGCAGACACTCTGGTGGATGAGCTTCGAGTTCATAGCCATATTCCTCTACGGTATACTTGCTTACATCCTCTACGGCTCTGCGACCGAGGAAAACATCAAAGCGGTCACCTCGCTCGGCCTCTACCTTATGGCGCTCTTCAACATAACGGTCCTCCTCGGTGCCCTTCCGGGAGGTATAATCTACGACAAACTCGGGAGGAGGTTGAGCATAATCCTCGGGGGACTTATATTCGCCCTCCCCCAGCTATGGGGATGGTTCATAAAGAGTCAGACAGAGATAGTGATTGCCCTTGGGGTAGCAGGACTGGGCTGGGGAGTGCTCATGGCCGCCTCATACCCGGTAATCGGGGACCTGCTAACAAAATTCGAGAGGGAAGCCTTCACCGGCAGGTATTACGGCTTCTTCGAGGCCACGCGCTCCCTCCCGGTTCTTCTCGCCGGGATCATCGGCGGTGCGATAGTTGACTTGGCTGGAGAAAACTACAGGGTGCTCTTCCCGATCGGGGCCCTGCTCGTCCTCCTGGCGATGCCGATGATATGGCACATGAAGAACCTCGATGTCGCGGAGGAGGGTTGAGCATGGTCTGGCTTGGTGTTTTAATCTTTATCCTTCTGGTTTTCCTGGCCTTTTCGGCCTTTGTAGCCTACAAGATGGTCAAACCGCCGCGCTTTGTCGGAGACTGGACGCCTGAAGACCTCGGCTTTGACTATGAGGACGTTGAGTTCACAACCGAGGACGGCCTGAAACTCAGCGGCTGGTGGGTAGACAGGGGGAGCGATAAGACAGTCCTCCCTCTCCATGGATACACCAGAAGCAGGTGGGACGAGGTTTATATGAAGGACACCATTGAGTTTCTGCTCAAAGAGGGCTACAACGTTCTGGTCTTTGACTTCCGGGCCCACGGAAAGAGCGAGGGGAAGTACACCACGGTTGGCGACAGAGAACTGCTCGACGTTAAGGCGGCAGTAGCGTGGCTGAGGGAGAACCACCCCGAACGGGCGCAGATAATTGCGCTGGTTGGCTTCTCAATGGGTGGAATAGTTACGATAAGAGCCTTAGCAGAGCTCAAGGAGGTCTGCTGTGGTGTGGCTGACAGCCCGCCGATTTATCTCGATAAAACCGGTGCTCGGGGCCTTAAGTACTTCGCCAACCTGCCAGAGTGGCTCTACTACTTTGTCAAGCCATTTACAAAGCTCTTCAGCGGGGCAAGGGAGCTCAACATGCTTGAATACGCCGATAAGGTAGAGAGGCCCCTCCTCTTTATAGCGGGCGAAAAAGATCCCCTGGTGAAAGTCGATGAGGTAAAGGAGTTCTACGAACTGAACAAAAAGAGGAACCCCGATGTTGAGCTCTGGGTTACGGATGCTCCCCACGTCAGGGCTCTGAAGCTCCATCCGAAGGAGTGGAAGGGGAAAGTTGGGGAGTTCCTTAAAAAGTACCTTTAGGAGGTTTTTTGTCCCTCCTTAACTTTTTTGTAATGAATTCCCTAAAAACGGGGTCAAAACGGCCTCGGCTAACCCTCTTCTCCTCACCGCTCAGCGTGGCTAACGCTCGTCATCGGCCGGAAGAATTTCAGGGGAACCTTTTAAAAAGCAACCGCCGAAGGGAGAAGGGGGATGAAGAGCGTTTACCGGTCGGATTTGGAGATGAAGAGACTGGCACTGGCCGACCCCATCACTTCTTGAAGAGCTCGTGCTCAACCAGCGCCACTATGTCGTTGTGGATGTCCTCAACGCTCGCGAGGGCGTTCACTATCCTCATCTCGGGGAAGCGCTCGGCTAACTTAAGGTAGTTCTCTCTGACCTTTTTCTGGAGCTCCGCTATCTTGTCGAACTCGGTCTTTATGCTCCGCCCGTTGATACGCTTCATGCTCTCCTTGACGGGTAAATCAAGGAGAATCACAAGGTCTGGCCTTATTGCGAAGCGGTTCAGGTCTATCAGCCACTCCAGGTCTAACCCGCGCGCCCACTGGTAAGCGAGGGAGGAGTAGAAATACCTGTCGGATATTACTACCTTCCCGGCCTCAAGGGAGGGTTTTATGAGCTTTGCAACGTGTTCCGCCCTGTCGGCGGCGAAGAGAAGCGCCTCAGCCTCGTGACTTATCCTGGCGCCATCGATTATGCCCTCACGTCCTCCGGTGAGAACCAGCTTCCTTATCAGCTTTCCAAAGGCGGTGTCCGTTGGCTCCTTGGTCAGAATCACGTCATAGCCTTTTTCCTCAAACCACTTTGCCAGAAGCTTTGCCTGGGTTGATTTACCCGCGCCATCGATGCCTTCCATGACTATAAATGCTCCCACAGACGTCACCTCCAAAACGAACGGGAGATTATAATGAACCTGTCCCTTTTAACGCTTTTCTCTTAAAGACTTTTAGGAGATTTAAAATAGAGGGCAAAAAATTCAAAGGTTTTTCCTCATGTGGTCAAGGAGCTTCCACATGCTGCCGAATTCAAGCTCCTCCCCGTCTTTGTAGAACTCCACGATGCCCTCCGGTCTAAAGCGCAGTCCGAAGTCGTATTCACCCTTCTGGAGCTTGTGCATGAAGACCTCTTTGGGCTTTGGCGGAAGGTAGCTCGTCATCATGTCGTTTATCAGTTCGACCTCAAAGCCGAAGTGGTCGCTCATGCGCGGGAAGAACAGCACGGCGGGGGGGGTCATGGCATCAACCAGGGCTTTGCCATCCACCCTGAAGTTGTAGTACTTGAAGACCTCGTGGAGGAAGTCATCCAGGGCGTTTGGATAGTACACGGTCGCCCCGATGTCGTTGGGCTGGGCCTCGATGAAGCTCTTGCTCTCCATTATGGCCCCTATCTCATCGCTGTCTATGCCGCTGACATAAACGCGGACACCGCCGTAATAGTACACGTACGCCAGCGGAAGTCCCTTCCTGTGGGCAAAGTCCTTCAGGGCTATCAGTGGGATAAGGCGGACGTCCATTATTGTCGAGCCCGTGCTGACGATTCCAACCACCATGGCCCGCTTTCCGTACCTGGATATTGCCCTGCCGTCCCTTCCGACTATTATCGTACCGTGGGATATCGTTCCTATGGCCCTTCCGAGAAGGGCAAGTTCCTCGGGGTTGAACCTCTGGGAGTAGTACACTTCCACTTCCACCACCTCAGTCCGGGAGTATTATACTTTCCTTACCAATCCGCGACTCCACCCAAATCTTGACGTTGGAGCCTATCTTGCTGAAGTCCTCGATGAGCGTGTTGTCGCCTATAACGCTGCCGGGCTGTATAAGGACACCCTTGCCCACGCGGACGTTCTCTCCTATTATAGCCTCCTTAATCTCGGCACCCTCCTCTATGACGGCCCCTGAAAATATCACCGAACGCTCTATTTTAACGTTTCTGCCGATTTCCACGTCGTCTCCCAGTACGGCAAAGCCCCTCACCTCCGGCCGTCTCAGTATGCACCTCCTGCCCGTGATGAGGGCACCGCCGTACTCAAGGTTGCCCTTAAGGCTCTCGGTTCTGAGGCCGGGCAGAAGCAGTCTGCCGAGAAAAACATCTTCAGTGGCCTGAAGGTAGCTTGATGGCCTTCCAACGTCGTTCCAGTACTCATTGAACGGAAACCCGTATAGAGCCAAGTCGTTTTCGAGCATCCTTGGGAACAGGTCCTTGGAGAAGTCGAAGTTCTTCCCCTTGGGAACAAGGTCAAAGGCCTCCGGTTCGAAGACGTAGATTCCTGCGTTAACGAGGTTGCTGAACGCTTCCTCCGGCCTCGGCTTTTCCTTGAACCGGATTATCCTCCCATCCTCATTGATTATTGCAATGCCGTACTGGCTGGGGTCATCCACCCTGGAGAGGGCTACCGTTGCGAGGGCCTTCTTTTTGCGGTGGTACTCGTACAGGGCCTTAAGGTTGAGGTTGGTGAGCACGTCGCTTGAGACGACGAAGAACGTTTCATCGATTTCCTTAACGACCTTCTTTGTGGCTCCCGCTGTTCCAAGCTTCACGTTGTCCCTGTCGGAGTAGTGTATCTGAACCCCCCAGCGGCTCCCGTCTCCGAAGTAGTCCATTATGCGCTCCTTGAGGTATCCGACGAGAACGTATATCTCGTCAACGCCGGCTTTTACAAGGCTTTGAACGGCATATTCCATCAGCGGCCTGTTGAAGAAGGGTATCATGGGCTTTGGTCTGTAGACTGTTAGCGGTAATAACCTTGTGCCCTTGCCTCCGGCCAGGATCACTGCCTTCATTACGCGCACCAAGAAAGTATATCACCGTCGGTTAATATACTTTGCGCTGAAGGTAGGGATATGGACATCAATCACTAACTATGGGCATTACATGCTGTCTTTTTGACGATCAGCGACCTTTTTCTAAACGATTGGGACGACAAAGGCTTCAGATTCCGTTTCACGCTGGTCACAACGACGAAGAATTTTTAAGCATGAATCCAACTCCCATCGGAGGCGATATTATGAACGCCTTGGAGAGGCTTGAAAAGCTCCTTGATAAAGAGCAGTTTGAAAAAATCAGGGCGATAGACAATCCCGAACTCCACGAGTTTCTGGCGGACTGGATTGAATGGCTTGAGCCGGATAAGGTCTTCGTCTGCACCGACAGCCCGGAGGACGAGGCCTACGTCCGCTGGAAGGCCCTCTACTACGGGGAGGAAAAGCTCCTCGAAACGCCGAACCACACCGTCCACTACGACAGCTACTACGACCAGGCCAGGGACAAGGCCAACACCAAGCTCCTCGTCCCGGGCGGGAAGGAAATACCCTTCCTCAACACCAAGGACAGGGACGAGGGCCTGAGGGAGATACGGGAACTCATGAGGGGCATCATGAAGGGTAAGGAACTCTTCGTGTGCTTCTTTGTTCTCGGGCCCAGGAACTCTGTATTCACGATTCCGGCAGTTCAGCTCACCGATTCGGCCTACGTAGCCCACTCCGAGTTTATTCTCTACCGGAAGGGCTACGAAGAGTTCAAACGCCTCGGAAGGGGAGCCAGGTTTTTCCGCTTCGTTCACTCGGCTGGAGAGCTCGACGAGAGAAAAACGAGTAAAAACCTCGATAAGAGACGCATTTACATTGACCTCGTCGGAGAGACGGTTTACTCCGTCAACACCCAGTACGGCGGCAATACCATCGGGCTCAAGAAGCTCGCCTTCAGGCTCACCATCCAGCGCGCGGTCAGGGAGGGATGGCTCAGCGAGCACATGTTCCTGATGCGTGTCAACGGCCCTAACGGGAGGAAGACCTACTTCACCGGCGCATATCCAAGCATGTGCGGAAAAACATCCACCGCCATGATAAGCTGGGAGAACATCGTCGGCGACGATCTAACCTTCATAATGCCCTTCAACGGCGTCGCAAGGGGGGCCAACGTCGAGAAGGGGGTCTTCGGCATAATCCAGGGTGTCAACCCCGAGGACGACCCGATAATATGGCAGGTTCTCCACTCCCCGGTCGAGATAATATTCTCCAACGTCCTTGTCAAGGACGGAAAGCCCTACTGGAACGAGATGGGCATGGAGATTCCGGAGGAAGGCGAGAACCACAGCGGAAAGTGGTGGAAGGGCAAGAAGGACAAAGAGGGCAACGAAATACCGCCGAGCCACAAGAACGCCCGCTTCACGGTTTCACTTGAGCACTTCCCGAACGTCGACATGGATGCACTCGAAGCACCGTGCGGCGTCGAGATAGGTGGAATGATCTTCGGCGGCAGGGACAAGGACACGTGGCCCCCGGTGAGGGAGGCCTTCGACTGGAAGCACGGCGTCGTTACGATGGGAGCTTCGCTTGAGAGCGAGACCACCGCGGCAACGCTCGGCAAAGAAGGTGTTAGGGCCTTCAACCCGATGGCAATACTCGACTTCATGAGCGTTCCCCTGGGGGAATACATCGAAAACTACCTGAGGTTCGGGGAGAAGCTTAGGAAGGCCCCGAAGATATTTGCGGTGAACTACTTCCTCCGCGACGAGAACGGCAACTGGCTCAACCACAAGCTTGACAAGGCCGTCTGGCTCAAGTGGATGGAGCTTCGCGTCCACGGCGACGTCGATGCCATAGAAACGCCGATAGGCTACATTCCGAAGTACGAGGACTTGGCAAGGCTGTTTAGGGAGGTTCTGAACAAAGGGTACAGCAGGAAAGACTACGAGAAGCAGTTCACGGTAAGGGTTCCGGAGCTTTTAGCGAAGATAGAGCGCATTGAGAGGATATACCGCGAGCAGGTGAGGGAAGTTCCAGAAGAGCTCTTTGAGGTTCTTGAGGAAGAGAAGAAGCGCCTTCTTGAGGCCAGGACGAAGTACGGCGACTACATCAGCCCCTTTGTCCTTGAAAGAAAGTGAGCCTCTCTTTTCTCCTTTTCGTTGAATGCCGGACGGCAAGACTTTTTAAGGTTGACTCCAAATATTTATCACCCATGATGATACACGGGTGGTTGCCATGGTAGAGGTTTTCAATACCCAGGATGTAATCAGGGAGAAGCTTCCCCATCCTTTGAAGGATCTGGCGGAGCTTGCCTACAACTACTGGTGGAGCTGGAACAGAAGGGCAACAAAGCTCTGGGAGTATATCGATCCGGAGCTGTGGCAGGAGCACAAGAACCCTGTCAAACTCCTTCTTGACGTTCCCCAGAGCCGCCTCCGCGAGCTTCTCAAAGATGACGATTTTATGAACCTCTATGACCTCGTAACCGAGCAGTTCGAGGACTACATGAACCCCTCCTCGACCTGGTTCTCGACCAACTACCCCAAGTGGGACAAACCGATAGTGTACCTCTGCATGGAATACGGAATAAGCAGGAGCCTGCCCATCTACTCTGGCGGACTTGGAATTCTCGCCGGCGACCATGTGAAGACCGCGAGCGACCTCGGACTTCCGTTCATAGCTATAGGCCTCCTCTACAAGCACGGCTACTTCCGGCAGGAGATTGACAGGGACGGCAGGCAGAGGGAAGTCTTCCCGGAATATAAGCCAGAGGAGATGCCAATCAAGCCAGTCCTTGGAAAGGATGGAAAACCTCTCCTCATCGGGGTTCCCATAGAGGACAGGATTGTTTACGCAAGGGCCTTTGAAGTTGCCGTTGGCAGGGTGAAGATATACCTCCTTGACACTGATGTCCCGGAAAACAGCGCCGACGACAGGACGATATGTGACTACCTCTACAACGCGGAGATTGACAAAAGGATAAAGCAGGAGATACTCCTCGGAATCGGTGGTATGAGACTTCTTAGAGCCCTCGGAATAGAGCCCGGCGTGGTTCACCTCAACGAGGGACACCCTGCCTTTGCGAACCTCCAGAGAATGGCCTGGTACATGGAGGAGGGCCTTACCTTTACCGAGGCCCTCAGCATAGTGAGGGGCACGACGGTTTTCACTACCCACACCCCGGTTCCGGCCGGCCACGACAGGTTCCCGATAGAGGAGGTCAGGAAGAGGCTTGCAAAGTTCCTTGAGGGCAGGGAAGAACTGCTGGAGCTCGGGAGAGAGGGCGACCAGCTGAACATGACCCTGCTCGCGATAAGAACGTCGAGCTACGTCAACGGCGTAAGCCAGCTCCACGCGGAGGTCAGCAAGCGCATGTGGAGGGATCTCTGGCCCGACGTTCCCATAGACGAGATACCCATTGAGGGCATCACGAACGGAATCCACACTATGACGTGGGTTCACAATGAGATGAGGAAGCTCTTTGACCGCTATCTGGGCAAAATCTGGCGCGAGCACACCAACCTTGAAGGCCTCTGGTATGCCGTTGAGATGATTCCCGACGAGGAGCTCTGGGAGGCACACCTCGAAGCCAAGCGGCAGTTCATAGAGTTCCTCCGGAGAAAGGTTATGAGGCGGAACGAACGCCTTGGAACAGACGATCCCCTACCGGACATAGACGAGAACGCACTCATAATAGGCTTTGCCAGGCGCTTCGCAACATACAAGCGCGCGACCCTCCTGTTAACTGACCTTGAGAGGCTGAAGAGAATTCTCAACAACCCCGAAAGACCGGTTTACCTTGTCTTCGGTGGCAAGGCTCACCCAATGGACGAGGCCGGTAAGGAGTTCCTCAAACGCGTTTATGAAGTCAGTCAGATGCCCGAGTTCAGGGGCAAGATATTCGTGCTGGAGAACTATGATATGGGCAGTGCCAGACTCATGGTCGCTGGCGTCGACGTCTGGCTCAACACGCCGCGCAGGCCTATGGAGGCGAGCGGGACGAGCGGCATGAAGGCTGGACTGAATGGCGTCCTCAACGCGAGCATCTACGACGGATGGTGGGTCGAGGGCTACAACGGCAAGAACGGCTGGGTTGTTGGAGAGGAAACTACGGAACCTGAAACCGAAG comes from the Thermococcus thioreducens genome and includes:
- a CDS encoding glycerophosphodiester phosphodiesterase family protein; this translates as MWERDSVIVLGHRGYMSAYPENSLLAFRKAIEAGADGIELDVWLTRDGKVIVMHDETIDRTSNMNGRQKEMTLEELKRADIGMGEKIPTLEEVFETLPQNALVNIELKDPDTAREVARIVAENSPDRVMISSFIIDALREYRKHDGETVMGLLIDREEVVPLIPKLKEELGLWSINVPMEAIPIIGFEKTVQAIGWARSLGLKVVLWTENDVLFYKDDNLARLKGLFDVVIANDVERMIGYLKTLGLR
- a CDS encoding glycerophosphodiester phosphodiesterase family protein is translated as MDSEKPLILGHRGFRGRLENTLPAFRRALRYADGIEFDVRLTGDGKLIVHHDDSFQANGSRYRLRALTLRELRKLHPLGKLVPTVEEVLRSFPEVLLNVDVKEIDAVDGITKLLERHKATENTVFSSENPAIVRAILTECPECRVGLSIVGYSSIPRIPLLRGMTSVHVPIDAVSYIGYQPLVVLLRTLRRRGLRVYIWNYRMDERVWIPRLLHLVDVVISDNPARLRKSFYAEGVVSRGDSYVGTR
- a CDS encoding SLC45 family MFS transporter is translated as MEFKYSRIFLLGFGFFGISIIWALYNAYVPIFLQDTFHLSKTVTGFIMTIDNLFAVLLLPFLGALSDMTRTRLGRRKPYILLGAPSAAIMFALIPVSRMYENLALFMGTIVFMNFFMALFRSPVVAFMPDITPSEKRSQANGIINFMGGLGALLAYFGGKVLYDMNYAYPFYFGAAIMLLANLLVVLFVPEPEEYRVPGKKVSIRKLLSETSHKSFGELKENLKDVFASHERSLLAILLAISLWFIAFNSLETFFTSYAKYYLGIEESTGAFMLGLFSLSFMIFAIPAGFIGARLGRRRTITLGLMVIVAILIAAYLVGEGQKPESSSLGDPVVMTFMGLFFVGGMGWAMVNVNSLPMVVDMTTEEKLGGYTGLYYFFSQAANLVAPPLAGAFLDLIGYRTLIPFSIAFFILSAIAMQFVRRGDIVQRRGDILDYVPDMD
- a CDS encoding MFS transporter; this encodes MKRKGFSWGVVLGLALLGFSRSTGWALNKGLSFPLLSSYTGSAFVKGTILAAEGFIGLFIPVLLGYYSDTLKSKHGRRRPFIMAGGLLAGIAALMVYTGYAMGVPLWGFALTLGFFYLSMHLYTAQYRALMPDTIESGQRGKASGVITLLEWAGNLFLFGLAGFLIAKAVAETGENEGIKALAQTPYLKVPFLVTAAFLIGAALFVYFIVKEPEAPEIEEDESLWDYLKSIVENRDFLKFYAAQTLWWMSFEFIAIFLYGILAYILYGSATEENIKAVTSLGLYLMALFNITVLLGALPGGIIYDKLGRRLSIILGGLIFALPQLWGWFIKSQTEIVIALGVAGLGWGVLMAASYPVIGDLLTKFEREAFTGRYYGFFEATRSLPVLLAGIIGGAIVDLAGENYRVLFPIGALLVLLAMPMIWHMKNLDVAEEG
- a CDS encoding alpha/beta hydrolase, with the translated sequence MVWLGVLIFILLVFLAFSAFVAYKMVKPPRFVGDWTPEDLGFDYEDVEFTTEDGLKLSGWWVDRGSDKTVLPLHGYTRSRWDEVYMKDTIEFLLKEGYNVLVFDFRAHGKSEGKYTTVGDRELLDVKAAVAWLRENHPERAQIIALVGFSMGGIVTIRALAELKEVCCGVADSPPIYLDKTGARGLKYFANLPEWLYYFVKPFTKLFSGARELNMLEYADKVERPLLFIAGEKDPLVKVDEVKEFYELNKKRNPDVELWVTDAPHVRALKLHPKEWKGKVGEFLKKYL
- the tmk gene encoding dTMP kinase, producing the protein MGAFIVMEGIDGAGKSTQAKLLAKWFEEKGYDVILTKEPTDTAFGKLIRKLVLTGGREGIIDGARISHEAEALLFAADRAEHVAKLIKPSLEAGKVVISDRYFYSSLAYQWARGLDLEWLIDLNRFAIRPDLVILLDLPVKESMKRINGRSIKTEFDKIAELQKKVRENYLKLAERFPEMRIVNALASVEDIHNDIVALVEHELFKK
- a CDS encoding phosphohexomutase domain-containing protein; this translates as MEVYYSQRFNPEELALLGRAIGTISHGTIIVGRDGRAISRYGKRAMVVGIVSTGSTIMDVRLIPLIALKDFAHRKGLPLAYVYYYGGVRVYVSGIDSDEIGAIMESKSFIEAQPNDIGATVYYPNALDDFLHEVFKYYNFRVDGKALVDAMTPPAVLFFPRMSDHFGFEVELINDMMTSYLPPKPKEVFMHKLQKGEYDFGLRFRPEGIVEFYKDGEELEFGSMWKLLDHMRKNL
- a CDS encoding sugar phosphate nucleotidyltransferase, producing the protein MKAVILAGGKGTRLLPLTVYRPKPMIPFFNRPLMEYAVQSLVKAGVDEIYVLVGYLKERIMDYFGDGSRWGVQIHYSDRDNVKLGTAGATKKVVKEIDETFFVVSSDVLTNLNLKALYEYHRKKKALATVALSRVDDPSQYGIAIINEDGRIIRFKEKPRPEEAFSNLVNAGIYVFEPEAFDLVPKGKNFDFSKDLFPRMLENDLALYGFPFNEYWNDVGRPSSYLQATEDVFLGRLLLPGLRTESLKGNLEYGGALITGRRCILRRPEVRGFAVLGDDVEIGRNVKIERSVIFSGAVIEEGAEIKEAIIGENVRVGKGVLIQPGSVIGDNTLIEDFSKIGSNVKIWVESRIGKESIILPD